In Campylobacter sp. RM16189, a genomic segment contains:
- a CDS encoding HEPN domain-containing protein gives MYNDFIKFNQAINDLSVKIDSLTKDDSIDMDIIDHLTKYLIILMSGYIEKFFEKTIKDCLDGKSIPKEIKNFINNNLQDITNLKPTKLKSILEKFDSAWKQQIEEKHANALGAIIKARNDIAHCNNTNISKQDYIKHFNTTKQMLEKIEQELFNKI, from the coding sequence ATGTATAATGATTTTATAAAATTTAATCAAGCAATAAATGATTTAAGCGTCAAAATAGACAGTTTGACAAAAGATGACAGTATAGATATGGACATAATAGACCATTTAACAAAATACTTAATAATATTGATGTCTGGATATATTGAAAAATTTTTTGAAAAAACCATTAAAGACTGTTTAGATGGCAAGTCAATACCAAAAGAAATTAAAAATTTTATTAATAACAATTTACAGGATATTACAAATTTAAAACCAACAAAACTAAAAAGTATTTTAGAAAAGTTCGATAGTGCATGGAAACAACAAATAGAAGAAAAGCATGCAAATGCGCTAGGTGCAATAATAAAAGCAAGAAATGATATAGCACATTGCAATAATACCAACATATCAAAGCAAGATTACATTAAACACTTTAACACAACAAAACAAATGCTAGAAAAAATAGAACAGGAATTATTTAATAAAATATAA
- a CDS encoding AEC family transporter, with product MQVIVSAILSIFCIILLGFVLKRKFYKVPKFWAILDSMTYYIFMPSMLFYKIATAKITGSSDLLGALLLVLICFFIVVFLAIFINFFTKFEPAKFTSFFQGSIRYNTYIFLGIVNAMYGEIGILTAAFLMAFIIPLINIFCVCIFAIYIKKGKFSLQNTFKNIAKNPFILACVLGIFANFLSIRSEILEPLKLIGTAAITTGLLSVGAGLKFEQIKNLKPEFYLSSFLKLIFYPLIVFIGSKMINLSPQTAMVCIFFASMPTATSSYILASQMGGDKSLMSVIITFQTLISIVTIWLIYVLAVV from the coding sequence ATGCAAGTTATTGTAAGCGCTATTTTGTCGATATTTTGTATAATCCTGCTTGGCTTCGTTTTAAAAAGAAAGTTTTACAAAGTGCCTAAATTTTGGGCTATTTTAGATAGTATGACCTACTATATTTTTATGCCATCCATGCTATTTTATAAAATCGCAACAGCCAAGATAACTGGCTCAAGTGACCTATTAGGCGCACTCTTGCTTGTTTTAATTTGCTTTTTTATAGTCGTATTTTTAGCCATATTTATAAATTTTTTTACCAAATTTGAACCTGCCAAATTTACATCTTTTTTTCAAGGCTCCATCAGATATAACACCTATATTTTTTTAGGTATAGTAAATGCGATGTACGGCGAAATCGGCATTTTAACCGCCGCTTTTTTAATGGCTTTTATCATACCGCTTATAAATATATTTTGTGTTTGCATTTTTGCAATCTACATCAAAAAGGGCAAATTTTCACTACAAAATACATTTAAAAACATAGCAAAAAATCCTTTTATCCTAGCCTGCGTTTTGGGTATTTTTGCAAACTTTTTAAGTATTAGAAGCGAAATTTTAGAGCCCTTAAAACTCATAGGAACAGCCGCTATCACAACAGGTCTTTTGTCGGTTGGAGCGGGGTTAAAATTTGAGCAAATTAAAAATTTAAAGCCGGAATTTTACCTATCTAGCTTCTTAAAACTTATTTTTTATCCGCTGATAGTTTTTATAGGCTCCAAAATGATAAATTTATCGCCGCAAACCGCGATGGTTTGTATATTTTTCGCCTCTATGCCTACGGCAACGTCAAGCTATATATTAGCAAGTCAAATGGGAGGCGATAAGAGCCTAATGTCAGTTATCATCACCTTTCAAACGCTGATTTCTATCGTCACAATCTGGCTGATTTATGTTTTGGCAGTAGTTTAA
- a CDS encoding ABC transporter ATP-binding protein, protein MSDTNLAIDVKGLSKSFGKKVILKDVDISVKKGSVCGFLGPNGSGKTTAMRILCGLLKADSGSGRCLGYDFVTDSSAIRRNTGYMTQKFGWYSDLSVRENLEFIAKLFSLKNQKHKINATLDRLGLTARQNQSAGDLSGGLKQRLALAMCLIHEPRLLLLDEPTAGVDPKARREFWDIIHELASEGITALVSTHYMDEAERCHELIYIAYGKILARGAQDDIIASHALNVWTLSGKDASKAASMLEGREFLQSVSAFGSSYHIVAKDTRALKSAVEKFGLNLELTASKATLEDVFIHLLERFKDTRY, encoded by the coding sequence ATGAGCGATACGAATTTAGCCATCGACGTAAAAGGTCTTAGCAAGAGTTTTGGCAAAAAGGTTATCTTAAAAGATGTGGATATCAGCGTTAAAAAAGGCAGCGTTTGCGGATTTTTAGGTCCAAACGGCAGCGGCAAGACTACTGCTATGAGGATACTTTGCGGACTTTTGAAGGCCGATAGCGGAAGCGGGCGATGTCTGGGGTATGACTTCGTAACCGACTCTAGCGCGATTAGACGAAATACGGGCTATATGACGCAAAAATTCGGCTGGTATAGCGACCTTAGCGTTAGGGAAAATTTAGAATTCATAGCAAAGCTTTTTAGTCTGAAAAACCAAAAACACAAAATCAACGCCACGCTTGATCGCCTCGGACTAACCGCTAGGCAAAACCAAAGCGCGGGCGATCTTTCAGGCGGCTTAAAGCAACGCCTTGCGCTTGCGATGTGCCTTATACACGAGCCTAGACTTTTGCTCCTTGATGAGCCCACGGCGGGCGTTGATCCAAAGGCGAGGCGGGAATTTTGGGATATCATCCACGAGCTTGCTAGCGAGGGAATTACCGCGCTAGTATCGACTCACTACATGGATGAAGCCGAGCGTTGCCACGAACTTATCTACATAGCTTACGGCAAAATTTTAGCTAGGGGCGCTCAAGATGATATCATCGCCTCTCATGCGCTTAATGTTTGGACGCTAAGCGGCAAGGACGCTTCAAAGGCTGCTAGCATGCTTGAAGGAAGGGAATTTTTACAAAGCGTTTCTGCGTTTGGAAGCAGCTATCATATCGTCGCTAAAGACACCCGCGCGCTTAAATCAGCCGTAGAAAAATTTGGGCTAAATTTAGAGCTAACCGCTAGCAAAGCGACTTTGGAAGATGTTTTTATACATCTGCTTGAGCGATTTAAAGACACTAGGTATTAG
- a CDS encoding HlyD family secretion protein, producing the protein MNAKFIILSLILILSGCDKKAADTYFSGYLEGEYIHISPYFSGRIVKIHVKEGEIIDSGKLLFELEDTLQKANLNIAKANLASLEAKLEDLNLGMRKEEIERIKAKLDEAKAASWLADKNWQRTKKLIAKNSVSDKEADIAKAEFERARAVVNELEASLKIANLPARANQINSLKADINALKEDIKAKEWQLNETKIYAPKAGKIEEIFYKESEWALNAKPVILLLPANEMRAKFFVPIGLLSEFKEGRRVAISCAGCGNLTARVSKIASSPEYAPPIIYSENTQDTLTYRVEAEIDNRGEFLHPSLPISVRLIR; encoded by the coding sequence ATGAATGCAAAATTTATCATCTTATCTCTCATTTTGATACTTTCAGGCTGCGACAAGAAGGCCGCGGACACTTATTTTAGCGGTTATTTGGAGGGCGAATACATCCATATATCACCTTATTTTAGCGGACGCATAGTAAAAATTCACGTAAAAGAAGGCGAGATTATTGATTCGGGCAAGTTGCTATTTGAGCTTGAAGATACTTTGCAAAAAGCGAATTTAAACATAGCTAAAGCGAATTTAGCCTCACTTGAAGCAAAGCTTGAGGATCTAAATTTAGGCATGCGAAAAGAAGAGATCGAGCGTATCAAAGCAAAGCTAGACGAAGCCAAGGCGGCAAGTTGGCTTGCTGATAAAAACTGGCAGCGAACTAAAAAACTAATAGCCAAAAACTCGGTTTCTGATAAAGAAGCAGATATCGCAAAAGCCGAATTTGAAAGAGCAAGAGCCGTAGTAAACGAGCTTGAAGCCTCTTTAAAGATCGCAAATTTGCCCGCAAGAGCAAATCAAATAAACAGCCTAAAAGCGGACATAAACGCACTCAAAGAAGATATCAAAGCCAAAGAGTGGCAGCTAAATGAAACCAAAATTTACGCTCCAAAAGCGGGCAAGATAGAAGAGATATTTTACAAAGAAAGCGAGTGGGCTCTAAACGCAAAGCCCGTTATCTTGCTGCTTCCGGCAAATGAAATGAGGGCGAAATTTTTCGTGCCGATTGGCTTACTTAGCGAGTTTAAAGAGGGGCGAAGAGTGGCGATTAGTTGCGCAGGATGCGGGAATTTAACCGCAAGGGTTAGTAAAATCGCCTCCTCTCCTGAATACGCCCCGCCCATTATCTACAGCGAAAATACGCAAGATACGCTAACTTACCGCGTCGAAGCCGAGATAGATAATCGGGGCGAATTTTTACACCCATCGCTTCCAATCAGCGTAAGGCTTATAAGATGA
- a CDS encoding DUF262 domain-containing protein: protein MCSANNQENQDIAEYKEEQESEYGSYDITYNLTSYGIDFPVDSLVSRYDKEKIYLPNFQRNYVWNKKQASKFIESLLLGLPVPGIFLYKDIDEKMLIIDGYQRIESISRYFKNSFDNSDFKLSGVNKDFNGKIYSRLNENEKDKIATSIIHATIIKADNPKKKNYHAIYEIFERLNTGGVKLSPQEVRNCISDGKFRQKITELSNLDIVKNFISIDKKRKKDEEIILRLLALSFIEYTGNMKQFLNDFMFANKDIDSQEIQQALNLFVEIIQFMNRIDAKEHFRKNDQLSIAILDSLWVGIYKNYELLKNKHVEQIKEKIDQLMQNEKYKEAIKTGTTHNTNSVKDRLEKSIEFLSNV from the coding sequence ATGTGCAGCGCTAACAATCAAGAAAATCAAGATATAGCAGAATACAAAGAAGAACAAGAATCAGAATATGGCTCATATGACATAACGTATAATCTAACAAGCTACGGTATAGATTTCCCAGTTGATAGTCTTGTAAGCAGATATGATAAAGAAAAAATATACTTACCAAATTTTCAGAGAAATTATGTTTGGAATAAAAAACAAGCTTCTAAATTTATAGAATCTTTATTATTAGGTCTTCCTGTGCCTGGTATATTTTTATATAAAGATATAGATGAAAAGATGCTTATAATTGATGGATATCAAAGAATAGAATCTATTTCAAGATATTTTAAAAATTCATTCGATAATAGCGATTTTAAACTGAGTGGTGTTAATAAAGATTTTAATGGAAAGATTTACTCTAGGCTCAATGAAAACGAAAAAGATAAAATAGCTACCTCGATTATACATGCAACCATTATAAAAGCAGATAATCCCAAGAAAAAAAACTACCATGCTATTTATGAAATATTCGAAAGACTTAACACAGGTGGCGTAAAATTAAGTCCGCAAGAGGTTAGAAATTGTATATCGGATGGAAAATTTAGACAAAAAATAACAGAATTATCTAATCTTGATATAGTCAAAAATTTTATATCCATTGACAAAAAAAGAAAAAAAGATGAAGAAATTATATTGAGATTACTAGCTTTATCTTTCATTGAATACACAGGAAATATGAAGCAATTTTTAAATGATTTTATGTTTGCCAACAAAGACATAGATAGTCAAGAAATACAACAAGCGCTTAATCTATTTGTTGAAATAATACAATTTATGAACCGAATTGATGCTAAAGAACATTTTAGAAAAAACGATCAACTTAGTATAGCAATACTGGATTCTCTATGGGTAGGAATTTATAAAAATTATGAATTGTTGAAAAATAAGCATGTTGAACAGATAAAAGAAAAAATTGACCAATTAATGCAAAATGAGAAATATAAAGAAGCTATAAAGACTGGCACAACGCACAACACCAATAGTGTCAAGGATAGATTAGAAAAATCAATAGAATTTCTTAGTAATGTATAA
- a CDS encoding MFS transporter — MLKSVLPLSFIIGSRFFGIFIILPVISVYALELNYSNEFLVGVLIGVYALTQVIFQIPFGYISDRFGRKITLLFGLLIFIVGALICANATDIYTMILGRFIQGAGAIGGVATAMISDSTKEEVRGKAMAIMGAFIGISFALSMLVAPVMSAKFGLSSLFYLSAALSLFCIILLYTAVPKESKTWHEEEKTPFFKLLSNKNLFLMNTTNFMQKMLMSVAFFIIPIALVHNFGGSKDELWKIYAVSTVFGFIAMGLGGAMGEKRGLGKHLLILGIVLFIASYLFFALANSEIVFCIGVVLFFVGFNMHEPIMQSIASKFAKANEKGAALGVFNSSGFMGSFIGGVGAGVLLKYFDLDVLCAVFIALCIIWLVLLRWLDNPVIFKNLYFGLDQVLDFELLKDEKGLIEYYKTSANFVVKYNSTLITEERIREILKA, encoded by the coding sequence ATGTTAAAAAGTGTTTTGCCTCTATCTTTTATTATAGGAAGCAGATTTTTTGGTATTTTTATCATCTTGCCGGTTATTAGCGTATATGCCTTGGAGCTTAACTACTCGAACGAATTTTTAGTAGGAGTTTTGATCGGTGTTTATGCACTTACTCAGGTTATATTTCAGATTCCTTTTGGATATATTTCAGATAGATTTGGTCGCAAGATCACTCTACTTTTCGGGCTTTTGATATTTATCGTGGGAGCTTTGATTTGCGCTAATGCTACTGATATTTACACTATGATTTTAGGTCGTTTTATCCAAGGAGCAGGCGCTATCGGAGGTGTTGCTACTGCTATGATAAGCGATAGCACAAAAGAGGAGGTGCGAGGCAAGGCGATGGCTATAATGGGCGCATTTATCGGCATAAGCTTTGCGCTATCTATGCTTGTAGCTCCGGTAATGAGTGCGAAATTCGGGCTTTCTAGCCTATTTTATCTAAGTGCCGCTTTAAGTCTTTTTTGTATCATCCTTTTATACACTGCCGTTCCAAAAGAGAGTAAAACCTGGCATGAAGAGGAGAAGACTCCGTTTTTTAAGCTACTGTCAAACAAAAATTTATTTCTTATGAATACTACAAATTTTATGCAAAAGATGCTGATGTCCGTAGCTTTTTTCATCATTCCTATCGCTTTGGTTCATAATTTTGGGGGAAGCAAAGATGAGCTTTGGAAGATTTATGCCGTCTCAACGGTTTTTGGATTTATTGCAATGGGTTTAGGCGGTGCAATGGGTGAAAAAAGAGGCCTTGGTAAGCATCTTTTGATACTTGGCATAGTATTATTTATAGCCTCTTATCTCTTTTTTGCTCTGGCAAATAGCGAGATAGTGTTTTGTATAGGTGTTGTGCTGTTTTTCGTAGGCTTTAACATGCACGAGCCTATAATGCAGTCAATCGCTTCAAAATTTGCAAAGGCTAACGAAAAAGGTGCCGCTCTTGGAGTCTTTAACTCGTCTGGCTTTATGGGTAGCTTCATAGGCGGAGTCGGGGCTGGAGTATTGCTAAAATATTTTGATTTGGATGTGCTTTGTGCGGTTTTTATAGCACTTTGTATTATTTGGCTTGTTCTTTTAAGATGGCTTGATAATCCTGTGATATTTAAAAATTTGTATTTTGGATTAGATCAAGTACTAGACTTTGAACTGCTAAAAGATGAAAAAGGGTTGATAGAGTATTACAAGACTTCGGCAAATTTTGTCGTTAAATACAATTCAACTCTAATCACTGAAGAGAGAATCAGAGAGATTTTAAAAGCTTAA
- the hutX gene encoding heme utilization cystosolic carrier protein HutX, translating into MCDLKQKIDKLFEDKKMSVYEAAKQLGVSEFEVLKHRSKDEFKLIGSEHLEKIFEELSSWGEMNFIKNTPEFIIEIKVKVSSPKKAQGYLNFCGKSGFLGGHLKEDAIANIGFVSTKFMGMLGHSLHFYGKDNSVIFKLFVNRDEKHNLDPEQEKKFFALKDSF; encoded by the coding sequence ATGTGTGATTTAAAACAAAAAATCGACAAGCTTTTTGAAGATAAAAAGATGTCTGTTTATGAGGCTGCAAAGCAGCTTGGAGTTAGTGAGTTTGAAGTTTTAAAGCATAGAAGCAAAGACGAGTTTAAGCTTATTGGTTCTGAGCATCTGGAAAAAATTTTTGAAGAGCTTAGTAGCTGGGGAGAGATGAATTTCATAAAAAATACTCCTGAATTTATAATAGAGATTAAAGTTAAAGTTTCAAGCCCTAAAAAAGCTCAAGGATATTTAAATTTCTGCGGTAAAAGCGGCTTTTTAGGCGGACATTTAAAAGAAGATGCGATAGCCAATATAGGCTTTGTAAGCACTAAATTTATGGGCATGCTTGGACATAGCTTGCATTTTTACGGCAAAGACAATAGTGTAATTTTTAAGCTTTTTGTAAATCGTGACGAGAAGCATAACCTAGATCCAGAGCAAGAGAAGAAATTTTTCGCGCTAAAAGATAGTTTCTAA
- a CDS encoding YkgJ family cysteine cluster protein, which translates to MFKCDSCGLCCVNIQGIRELAKFLCEDGSCINLDKTNNLCKIYDARPAICRVDEMYEVEYYKYFSKDEFYDINETACKILKERFKG; encoded by the coding sequence ATGTTTAAATGCGATAGCTGCGGTCTTTGTTGTGTGAATATACAAGGAATAAGAGAGCTTGCTAAGTTTTTATGTGAAGACGGCTCTTGCATAAATTTAGATAAAACCAATAATTTATGTAAGATTTACGATGCTAGACCTGCTATTTGTAGAGTGGATGAGATGTATGAAGTTGAGTATTATAAATACTTTAGTAAAGATGAATTTTACGATATAAATGAAACTGCTTGTAAAATTTTAAAAGAGAGATTTAAAGGATAA
- a CDS encoding TerB family tellurite resistance protein, giving the protein MFLKNMRDDSKEKFLAFAIICAKSNGKIEEEESALLREYCDEMQIEMPQRTAKYDHIVEAFEDDEAEYKSKIDNIFNSSSTNTVDYKKIYFELISLVYSDGVITPIEQDILDRLKQKMYQGDFEVPIIESCALSITSGLKIVQDIELVHEKTKGE; this is encoded by the coding sequence ATGTTTTTGAAAAATATGAGAGATGACAGTAAGGAAAAATTTTTGGCGTTTGCCATAATTTGCGCTAAATCAAATGGCAAGATAGAAGAAGAGGAGTCGGCTTTATTAAGAGAATACTGCGATGAGATGCAAATAGAGATGCCTCAAAGAACGGCAAAATATGATCATATCGTAGAAGCTTTTGAGGATGATGAGGCAGAGTATAAAAGTAAAATAGACAATATATTTAACAGTAGCAGTACTAACACTGTTGATTACAAAAAGATCTACTTTGAACTCATTTCTCTTGTTTATTCGGATGGGGTCATTACGCCCATAGAACAAGATATCTTAGATAGACTTAAACAAAAGATGTATCAAGGTGATTTTGAAGTGCCTATTATAGAGAGTTGCGCCTTAAGTATTACAAGCGGACTGAAGATAGTTCAAGATATAGAGTTAGTGCATGAAAAAACAAAAGGAGAGTAG
- a CDS encoding non-canonical purine NTP pyrophosphatase yields the protein MKILLATSNKGKVKEIKSFLKEYEIYALSEICEPFEIIEDGDSFKENALIKARAVYNKICELNLQDEFIALSDDSGISVDALGGKPGIYSARFSEIATDEANRAKLISELKALNLSSSPAYYTACIAVTSKFGEFSMHGFMHGTSLTKERGENGFGYDALFVPKGFDKTLGELDDEMKLEISHRSKGLKLAKFILKNLKNKFY from the coding sequence GTGAAAATATTACTAGCCACATCAAATAAGGGCAAAGTTAAAGAGATAAAAAGTTTCCTAAAAGAGTATGAAATTTATGCCTTAAGTGAGATTTGTGAGCCTTTTGAGATCATTGAGGACGGAGATAGCTTTAAAGAAAATGCACTCATTAAAGCAAGGGCGGTTTATAATAAAATTTGCGAGCTAAATTTACAAGATGAGTTTATAGCTCTAAGCGATGATAGCGGCATTAGTGTTGATGCGCTTGGCGGAAAGCCTGGCATTTACTCGGCTAGATTTAGCGAGATCGCAACGGACGAGGCAAATAGAGCCAAGCTGATATCGGAACTAAAGGCGCTAAATTTAAGCTCATCGCCAGCGTATTATACAGCCTGTATCGCGGTTACAAGTAAATTTGGAGAGTTTAGCATGCACGGCTTTATGCACGGAACTTCCCTTACTAAAGAAAGAGGCGAAAACGGCTTTGGCTATGATGCACTATTTGTCCCAAAAGGCTTTGATAAAACCCTTGGCGAGCTTGATGATGAAATGAAGCTTGAAATTTCTCACCGTTCAAAAGGGCTTAAACTAGCCAAATTTATATTAAAAAATCTAAAAAATAAATTTTATTAG
- a CDS encoding WYL domain-containing protein: protein MSYSNIAHFIYKQKERNVKPYKLINFNGVWYLIATENSKIKNYAISKIINLRRGNNFKKNQDIENFIEKNSDQFISENLINIKLKVKKEVSEFILRRKIFKGQSAVRHLKNGDLVVEAKVAFLKDFMGMVRYWIPYISILEPIELKNKLLAELEDYIKKEKNVFEKYER, encoded by the coding sequence ATTTCCTACTCAAATATAGCCCATTTTATATACAAGCAAAAAGAGCGAAACGTAAAACCATATAAGCTTATTAATTTTAACGGAGTTTGGTATCTTATAGCCACTGAAAACAGTAAGATAAAAAATTATGCAATCTCAAAAATAATTAATTTAAGGAGAGGCAATAATTTTAAGAAAAATCAGGATATAGAAAATTTTATAGAGAAAAACAGTGATCAATTTATAAGTGAAAATTTGATTAATATAAAACTAAAAGTAAAAAAGGAGGTTAGTGAATTTATTCTTAGGCGTAAAATTTTTAAAGGGCAGTCGGCAGTAAGACACTTGAAAAATGGGGATCTTGTAGTTGAAGCAAAAGTAGCTTTTTTGAAAGATTTTATGGGAATGGTTCGGTATTGGATTCCTTATATTAGTATATTGGAGCCAATAGAACTAAAGAATAAACTTTTAGCAGAGCTTGAAGATTATATAAAAAAGGAAAAAAATGTTTTTGAAAAATATGAGAGATGA
- a CDS encoding molybdate transport repressor, which yields MQIKENKKGAIGSLIMSVLLFAAGFLGYVYYELAASAIFTMIVTLVCAVFCVKKIVQESFIEIFDDGFGVKKGSKQHKFYFKDIDEISTRVVDKKRDIQVLNVKFKRGRLDREAADGLMQPISENDAIILDKYEKSKYEIFNLLREKLQNINTQKQLQESDKSKNKR from the coding sequence ATGCAGATAAAAGAGAATAAAAAGGGCGCTATAGGATCGCTTATAATGTCGGTTTTACTGTTTGCGGCGGGTTTTTTAGGATATGTTTATTATGAACTTGCGGCTTCTGCGATTTTTACCATGATAGTAACTTTAGTATGTGCCGTTTTTTGTGTGAAAAAGATAGTTCAAGAGAGTTTTATAGAAATTTTTGATGACGGATTTGGCGTGAAAAAGGGTTCTAAACAGCATAAATTTTATTTTAAAGATATCGATGAGATCAGCACTCGCGTTGTGGATAAAAAGCGAGATATTCAGGTTTTAAACGTGAAATTTAAAAGAGGAAGGCTTGATAGAGAGGCCGCTGACGGGCTTATGCAGCCAATCAGTGAAAACGACGCGATAATCTTAGATAAATACGAAAAATCAAAATATGAAATTTTTAATCTTTTAAGAGAGAAGCTGCAAAATATAAACACCCAAAAACAACTACAAGAAAGTGATAAATCTAAAAATAAGCGATAA
- a CDS encoding saccharopine dehydrogenase family protein — translation MKHILIIGAGGVSQVATVKCAMNSDVFTTITLASRTKSKCDAIAKFIKERLEITINTAKIDADDTNAVVELIKQTGADLLLNVALPYQDLTLMDACVKAGIPYIDTANYEHPDTAKFEYKLQWAKDADFKNAGTMALLGSGFDPGVTNVFCAYAQQNLFDEIHEIDILDCNAGDHGYPFATNFNPEINLREVSSKGRYWENGEWIETQPMEIMFQWDYPKIGVKDSYLLYHEELESLVKNIKGLKRIRFFMTFGQSYLTHMKCLENVGMLRIDEVEHNGMKIVPIQFLKTLLPDPASLGPRTKGKTNIGCVIRGLKSGKERQVYIYNVCDHEACYAETGAQAVSYTTGVPAMIGSMMVAKGIWNGKGVFNIEEFDAKPFMDELMKQGLPWEIIEMKPGERYEVVRKI, via the coding sequence ATGAAACATATCTTAATTATCGGAGCGGGTGGAGTAAGCCAAGTAGCTACGGTAAAATGCGCGATGAATAGCGATGTATTTACCACTATCACGCTTGCAAGCCGTACAAAAAGCAAGTGTGATGCGATAGCTAAATTTATAAAAGAGCGCCTCGAAATAACGATAAACACAGCTAAAATCGACGCTGATGACACAAATGCGGTCGTAGAGCTCATCAAGCAAACAGGGGCTGATTTACTGCTAAACGTGGCGCTTCCTTATCAGGATTTAACGCTGATGGATGCGTGCGTAAAAGCTGGAATTCCTTACATAGACACTGCAAACTATGAGCATCCTGACACTGCGAAATTTGAATACAAACTTCAATGGGCAAAGGACGCCGACTTCAAAAACGCAGGCACTATGGCTCTGCTTGGAAGCGGCTTTGATCCGGGCGTAACAAACGTATTTTGCGCTTATGCACAGCAAAATTTGTTCGATGAAATTCACGAGATCGACATCCTAGACTGCAACGCTGGCGATCACGGATATCCGTTTGCCACAAATTTCAACCCTGAGATAAACCTGCGCGAGGTTAGCTCAAAGGGTCGCTACTGGGAAAATGGCGAGTGGATCGAAACTCAGCCGATGGAGATCATGTTCCAGTGGGATTATCCAAAAATCGGCGTGAAAGATAGCTACTTGCTATATCACGAGGAGCTTGAAAGCTTGGTTAAAAATATCAAAGGACTTAAGAGAATTCGCTTCTTTATGACCTTTGGACAAAGCTACCTAACTCACATGAAATGCCTTGAAAACGTCGGCATGCTTCGCATAGACGAGGTTGAGCATAACGGCATGAAGATAGTGCCTATACAGTTTCTAAAAACCCTGCTTCCAGACCCTGCGAGTCTTGGCCCAAGAACTAAAGGCAAGACAAATATCGGCTGCGTGATCCGCGGTCTCAAAAGTGGCAAAGAGCGCCAAGTCTACATCTACAATGTCTGCGATCACGAGGCATGCTATGCTGAAACTGGTGCGCAAGCGGTTAGCTACACCACAGGCGTTCCTGCTATGATAGGCTCGATGATGGTTGCTAAGGGGATTTGGAACGGCAAAGGTGTCTTTAACATTGAAGAATTTGACGCTAAACCGTTTATGGACGAACTTATGAAGCAAGGCTTGCCGTGGGAGATCATCGAGATGAAACCGGGCGAGAGATATGAGGTAGTAAGAAAAATTTGA